From Gimesia panareensis, the proteins below share one genomic window:
- a CDS encoding methylated-DNA--[protein]-cysteine S-methyltransferase — MGQRTVTDPGTVHNSEQKTSASPYSPLKWSLFTTEVGWCGLLGRDHTVVRLCMGHHSRRDAHEALQRFSANEAHTATDEIEEADWYPALRERLQDYFQGARIDFEDIALELPPMTAFQSRVIRALQKVGYGEQITYGELARKAGSPRAARAVGTVMAGNRIPVLIPCHRVVASGGKLGGFSAPQGTSLKAHLLQLESRGFDETGN; from the coding sequence ATGGGTCAAAGAACAGTTACCGATCCCGGCACAGTTCACAATAGCGAACAGAAAACCAGTGCCAGCCCGTATTCCCCTCTGAAATGGTCACTGTTCACGACAGAGGTCGGCTGGTGTGGTCTGCTGGGGAGGGATCACACGGTAGTTCGGCTCTGTATGGGACACCATTCCCGTCGCGATGCGCATGAAGCATTGCAACGGTTCAGTGCGAACGAAGCTCACACAGCAACAGATGAGATTGAGGAAGCTGACTGGTATCCGGCACTGCGTGAACGTCTGCAGGACTATTTTCAGGGGGCCAGAATCGATTTTGAGGACATCGCTCTCGAGCTGCCTCCAATGACGGCATTTCAGTCCAGAGTCATTCGTGCTCTGCAGAAAGTTGGCTATGGGGAGCAGATCACCTACGGAGAACTGGCCCGGAAAGCGGGGTCGCCTCGAGCTGCCCGCGCTGTAGGAACGGTCATGGCCGGTAATCGCATTCCAGTTTTGATTCCCTGCCACCGGGTGGTTGCTTCCGGAGGAAAACTGGGAGGTTTCTCGGCACCGCAGGGAACGTCACTCAAAGCGCATCTGTTACAGCTGGAATCCCGGGGCTTTGATGAAACCGGCAATTAG
- a CDS encoding pyridoxal phosphate-dependent aminotransferase, whose product MALQLSDFAQSLTVETAFSVLAIAKQLKAQGKDVVELEVGDSPFDSTASAKSTGIEAIQNNQSHYCASPGIPEFRQAAADFVSREFKVDAKPENIVVGPGAKVFEQFFCEAFLNPGDGVLVFSPYFPTYLPNIERRGARMVLSDLKQSNEFRPDLADIEKFLNEDPSPKAIFLNSPHNPTGGVIQESDLKAIADLIRGKNIAVFSDEPYCHMVWQGKHHSILAQPGMMDQCVSAYTFSKSYSMSGWRLGFCVASEAVATSIGKMVNTTLSCTPPIVQLAGAAALNKDSQERDEVMLKFREKVVLLTNKLNQIEHFHALDPHATFYVFVNVAPVCNELGITSHGLALYLLQGADDDFGIACLGGECFGEAGHGFLRFSCAEPNDRLEQAIDFIPEALSRKERIASYLEAHPEARLETPYPV is encoded by the coding sequence GTGGCTTTACAATTAAGTGATTTTGCTCAGTCTCTTACCGTGGAAACCGCCTTCAGTGTCCTGGCCATTGCGAAACAGCTCAAAGCGCAAGGCAAAGACGTCGTGGAACTGGAAGTGGGGGACAGCCCGTTTGACAGTACCGCTTCCGCGAAGTCAACCGGGATTGAAGCCATTCAGAATAACCAGTCGCACTACTGTGCCTCGCCCGGGATTCCCGAATTCCGTCAGGCAGCTGCCGATTTCGTCTCCCGCGAGTTTAAGGTCGACGCCAAACCGGAGAATATCGTCGTGGGCCCCGGGGCCAAAGTCTTCGAACAGTTCTTCTGCGAAGCCTTTCTGAACCCCGGAGATGGAGTACTGGTCTTCAGCCCTTACTTCCCCACTTACCTGCCGAACATTGAACGCCGCGGTGCCCGCATGGTGCTCTCCGACCTCAAACAGTCGAATGAGTTCCGCCCCGATCTGGCCGACATCGAAAAATTTCTGAATGAAGATCCTTCGCCCAAAGCAATCTTCCTGAACTCACCGCACAATCCTACCGGCGGTGTGATCCAGGAATCCGATCTGAAAGCGATTGCCGATCTGATCCGTGGCAAGAATATTGCCGTCTTCAGCGATGAACCATACTGCCACATGGTCTGGCAGGGGAAACATCACTCCATCCTGGCACAGCCGGGAATGATGGATCAGTGTGTTTCCGCTTACACCTTCAGTAAGTCTTACAGCATGAGTGGCTGGCGGCTCGGGTTCTGTGTGGCCTCGGAAGCGGTCGCCACCTCGATTGGCAAAATGGTCAACACGACCCTCTCCTGTACTCCGCCGATCGTGCAGCTGGCCGGTGCCGCTGCCCTGAACAAGGACTCGCAGGAACGCGATGAGGTTATGCTGAAGTTCCGCGAAAAAGTGGTTCTGCTGACCAACAAGCTCAATCAGATTGAACACTTCCACGCCCTCGATCCACACGCCACGTTCTATGTCTTCGTGAATGTTGCTCCGGTCTGTAACGAACTGGGCATTACCAGTCACGGTCTCGCTCTCTATCTGCTCCAGGGAGCCGATGATGACTTCGGGATTGCCTGTCTGGGTGGAGAATGCTTCGGTGAAGCCGGGCATGGATTTCTGCGGTTCAGTTGTGCAGAACCCAATGACCGGCTGGAACAGGCGATCGACTTTATTCCGGAAGCACTTTCCCGCAAAGAGCGGATCGCCAGTTATCTGGAAGCGCATCCGGAAGCACGGCTGGAAACCCCTTACCCGGTTTAA
- a CDS encoding VanZ family protein, with protein sequence MHRYQLLIRTLLILYWIVLFTATHVPLKKGTIPQGTDVPLHFIAYAGLAFILTWWLSLKWDRLTFKRLLLIVAGVSLFGIVDELLQGIPVLQREPSVKDWTADTLGAILGVVLFLIVSKPLEVLKQRLQQTPDQQQSDSPDEPG encoded by the coding sequence ATGCATCGATATCAACTTTTGATTCGCACGTTGCTGATCCTGTACTGGATCGTACTGTTTACAGCGACTCATGTTCCTTTGAAAAAAGGAACGATTCCCCAGGGAACCGATGTGCCGCTGCATTTCATCGCTTACGCAGGACTGGCGTTTATCCTGACCTGGTGGCTCTCGCTGAAATGGGATCGACTGACATTCAAACGCCTGCTGCTGATTGTAGCAGGCGTCAGTCTGTTTGGCATTGTAGATGAGTTGCTCCAGGGAATCCCGGTTCTGCAGCGGGAACCGAGCGTGAAAGACTGGACTGCCGATACGTTAGGGGCAATTCTGGGAGTGGTTCTGTTCCTGATCGTATCGAAGCCGTTAGAGGTTCTCAAACAGCGGCTGCAGCAAACACCAGACCAGCAACAGAGCGATTCCCCCGACGAGCCCGGATAA
- the zwf gene encoding glucose-6-phosphate dehydrogenase: MANSNSSSDLTTATILIFGASGDLTARKLIPALYDLWSEGYLCEELPIIGLARRSKTDEEFRNEQRDTVSQFTRTGTVTDEKWAQFSKRLYYREVDITDESDHAHLKETIEAVERETLGDTISKRVAYLATAPSLFYPSVQALSRAKMIPRNTDEEWLRVVIEKPFGHDLESAQELSTQLSELLSEDQIYRIDHYLGKETVQNILLFRLSNSIFEPLLNRNHVDHVQITVAESQGIEHGRGGYYDRSGALRDVLQNHVLQLLCLIAMEPPALFSGEEIRDEKLKVLKTLAPGSKGPISDWAIAGQYTAGQSFGQAVPGYREEERVPADSRRETFVAMEVMVENWRWEGVPFYLRTGKRLPERVSEIAIQFKHPPMNLFTTVECDGDICSLVERKPNELIFRIQPKESISMKFSTKRPGMQYQIQPVTMDFAFEDAYHKSLPEAYERLLMDVLRGDSTLFTRSDELEAAWKFVTPVLDEWEKSAHTPEPYYAGTWGPSGATNLLSKSGRHWRTPTSSQKE; the protein is encoded by the coding sequence ATGGCCAATTCAAATTCTTCGAGTGACCTGACAACCGCAACGATCCTGATCTTCGGAGCCTCGGGCGATTTGACCGCCCGCAAGCTGATCCCGGCTCTTTATGATCTATGGAGTGAAGGTTATCTGTGTGAAGAGCTCCCGATTATCGGGCTGGCCCGTCGCTCCAAAACCGATGAAGAGTTCCGCAACGAGCAGCGCGATACCGTCTCACAGTTCACACGCACCGGCACGGTCACAGATGAAAAATGGGCTCAGTTTTCTAAACGACTGTATTACCGTGAGGTAGATATCACAGACGAAAGCGATCATGCCCACCTCAAAGAGACCATCGAAGCTGTCGAACGGGAAACACTGGGAGATACGATTTCCAAACGCGTGGCCTACCTGGCAACAGCGCCCTCGCTGTTCTATCCCTCCGTGCAGGCATTATCGCGGGCGAAGATGATTCCCCGTAATACTGACGAAGAGTGGCTGCGGGTGGTCATTGAAAAACCTTTCGGACACGATCTGGAATCAGCTCAGGAGTTGAGTACCCAGCTAAGTGAACTGCTCAGTGAAGATCAGATTTATCGCATCGACCATTATCTGGGAAAAGAAACCGTTCAGAATATTCTGCTCTTCCGATTAAGTAACTCCATTTTTGAACCCCTGCTCAACCGAAATCACGTCGATCACGTTCAGATTACCGTGGCCGAGTCACAGGGGATCGAACACGGGCGGGGCGGCTATTACGATCGCTCGGGAGCCCTGCGGGATGTGTTACAGAATCATGTGTTGCAGCTGCTCTGCCTGATCGCCATGGAGCCGCCGGCCCTGTTCAGCGGCGAAGAGATCCGCGATGAAAAACTCAAAGTCCTGAAAACCCTGGCCCCCGGATCGAAAGGCCCGATTTCCGACTGGGCAATCGCCGGTCAGTACACCGCCGGCCAATCCTTTGGTCAGGCAGTCCCCGGCTATCGCGAAGAAGAGCGTGTGCCCGCAGACTCACGCCGGGAAACTTTTGTGGCGATGGAAGTCATGGTAGAAAACTGGCGCTGGGAAGGCGTCCCCTTCTACCTCCGCACTGGTAAACGGCTCCCGGAGCGGGTCAGCGAGATTGCCATCCAATTCAAACACCCGCCGATGAATCTGTTTACGACCGTCGAATGTGATGGAGATATCTGCTCGCTGGTAGAGCGTAAGCCGAACGAACTGATCTTCCGTATTCAGCCCAAAGAGTCGATCTCCATGAAGTTTTCGACCAAACGCCCCGGAATGCAGTACCAGATTCAGCCGGTCACGATGGACTTCGCTTTTGAAGATGCCTATCACAAAAGCCTGCCTGAAGCGTATGAGCGTCTGCTGATGGATGTGCTGCGAGGCGATTCCACGCTGTTTACCCGCAGTGATGAACTGGAAGCAGCCTGGAAATTCGTGACCCCGGTACTCGATGAATGGGAAAAGAGTGCTCATACTCCCGAGCCTTATTATGCAGGCACCTGGGGTCCTTCGGGGGCAACCAACCTGCTCAGCAAATCCGGACGGCACTGGCGGACTCCTACCAGCAGTCAAAAAGAATAA
- the ispG gene encoding (E)-4-hydroxy-3-methylbut-2-enyl-diphosphate synthase, protein MQLPRNPTREVKIGTAVIGNAHPIAVQSMTATKTSNIDATVAQIHSLEQAGADIVRVAVDNRREAAALIEIRKQTTVPLSVDLQENYRLAEVIAPYVSKLRYNPGHLYHHEPEKPWQEKVRFIAEIARDNDCALRVGVNCGSVDPAKLEKYDPADSISPMLESALDHCAFLESIDFTRFCVSLKDSDPAKVIEVNTRFAAQRPDIPLHLGVTEAGMPPDGIIKTRMAFEQLVSKGIGDTIRVSLTVPNDRKGEEIEAGRAILKDIAEGRVRTVVDFEQKGLNIISCPSCSRVENEVFVDLAADVKKMTEYAKDHKLTIAVMGCRVNGPGETDDADLGLWCGPNYVNLKKGSESLGRYSYDEILPRLKSELDALIDQQAAQI, encoded by the coding sequence TTGCAGTTACCACGTAACCCCACTAGAGAAGTGAAAATTGGCACAGCTGTCATTGGCAATGCACATCCAATTGCCGTCCAGAGTATGACAGCAACCAAGACCAGCAACATCGACGCGACCGTTGCCCAGATTCACTCGCTGGAACAGGCCGGGGCTGATATCGTGCGGGTGGCTGTGGATAATCGTCGAGAAGCAGCGGCCCTGATCGAAATCCGCAAACAGACCACGGTGCCACTCAGCGTGGACCTGCAGGAAAACTATCGTCTGGCGGAAGTGATCGCCCCCTATGTCAGTAAACTCCGCTATAACCCGGGGCACCTCTATCACCATGAACCGGAAAAACCCTGGCAGGAAAAAGTCCGTTTTATTGCGGAAATCGCCCGCGACAACGACTGTGCCCTCCGCGTCGGAGTGAATTGTGGCTCGGTCGATCCGGCGAAACTGGAAAAGTACGATCCCGCCGATTCCATCTCGCCGATGCTGGAAAGTGCCTTGGACCACTGTGCGTTTCTGGAATCGATCGACTTCACGCGGTTCTGCGTCTCTCTGAAAGATTCGGACCCTGCTAAAGTCATTGAGGTCAATACCCGCTTTGCCGCACAACGTCCTGACATTCCCCTTCATCTGGGTGTGACAGAAGCCGGCATGCCCCCGGATGGGATCATTAAAACCCGCATGGCTTTCGAACAGCTGGTGAGCAAAGGCATCGGCGATACGATTCGCGTGTCGCTCACGGTGCCCAATGATCGCAAGGGTGAAGAAATCGAAGCCGGGCGGGCCATTCTGAAAGACATCGCCGAGGGGCGGGTGCGGACGGTGGTCGACTTCGAGCAGAAAGGACTCAACATTATCAGCTGCCCCAGCTGTTCCCGGGTCGAGAATGAAGTCTTTGTGGATCTGGCGGCTGATGTCAAAAAGATGACCGAATACGCCAAAGATCATAAGCTCACGATCGCCGTGATGGGTTGCCGGGTAAATGGGCCGGGTGAAACTGACGATGCCGATCTGGGTCTCTGGTGCGGCCCCAACTATGTGAATCTCAAAAAAGGGAGTGAATCTCTGGGACGCTACTCTTATGATGAGATCCTGCCCAGGCTCAAAAGCGAACTGGATGCCCTGATTGACCAACAGGCTGCACAGATTTAA
- a CDS encoding tetratricopeptide repeat protein, whose translation MKRQIAGMLVCFYLVSGCGAETQPAAQKAVKSEKSQAAETKQPPQQAAAPVKTEVGSKATQTPTTAAPAQQQVDVDQAAQKKAEELFLQARALIKQGKLSDATQVLSSAITLNPRESKYFFHRGSAWADLKQDANAIVDLTKAVDMDPKVAQYYYTRALFFMTRGGGQLALNDFTKAIELKPDSHNAYNNRGLLYATSGKLKEARADFEQVLKIKPDSLDAMNNLGFTLMNLGETDQAIQILDKVLKENPKYLNAYDNRGLAWTKQKKFDKAIADFSKAIELSPQNLKFYRQRMRAYETSGDKTKAEADKKKLIWLQQLAAINDRLVKDPENTDLILERAQFYLASDERESAMKDYAKLVELTPETGRGYLIRGALYLEENKLDRCIQECSRSIKIQPNPEAYSVRGDAFMQRGDIEHALRDFERARRIDEVVAKAYLMRSESYKKQGKHKLAAEDFERAVAIDPALGPGKLDKEKTAAKPVIRPIN comes from the coding sequence ATGAAGCGTCAGATTGCAGGGATGCTGGTCTGTTTCTACCTGGTCAGTGGGTGTGGGGCCGAGACGCAACCGGCTGCACAGAAAGCAGTTAAGTCGGAAAAGTCACAGGCGGCTGAGACTAAGCAGCCCCCACAGCAGGCTGCGGCACCGGTAAAAACCGAGGTTGGTTCCAAGGCAACGCAGACACCCACCACCGCAGCACCTGCTCAGCAGCAGGTTGACGTGGATCAGGCAGCTCAGAAGAAGGCGGAAGAACTGTTCCTGCAGGCGCGGGCGCTGATCAAGCAGGGGAAACTCTCTGACGCGACTCAGGTTCTCAGCTCGGCGATTACCCTGAATCCGCGGGAATCGAAATATTTCTTTCATCGAGGCAGTGCCTGGGCTGATCTGAAACAGGATGCGAATGCGATCGTCGATTTGACAAAAGCTGTCGACATGGATCCCAAGGTCGCTCAATACTATTACACGCGCGCCCTGTTCTTTATGACGCGTGGGGGCGGACAGCTGGCACTCAACGATTTCACCAAAGCCATCGAACTCAAACCTGACAGTCATAATGCTTACAACAACCGGGGGTTACTCTACGCAACCTCCGGGAAGCTCAAGGAAGCCCGCGCCGATTTTGAGCAGGTCCTGAAGATTAAACCGGACAGCCTGGATGCCATGAATAATCTGGGATTCACTCTGATGAATCTGGGAGAGACCGATCAGGCGATTCAGATCCTCGACAAGGTTTTGAAGGAAAACCCCAAGTATCTGAATGCCTATGATAACCGGGGTCTGGCCTGGACGAAGCAGAAGAAGTTCGACAAAGCAATTGCCGACTTCTCGAAAGCAATTGAGCTCAGTCCTCAAAATCTGAAATTTTACCGGCAGCGAATGCGGGCTTACGAGACTTCTGGCGATAAGACAAAAGCAGAAGCCGACAAAAAGAAACTAATCTGGCTGCAGCAGCTGGCTGCGATCAATGATCGGTTGGTAAAGGACCCGGAAAATACAGATCTGATCCTGGAACGGGCTCAGTTTTACCTGGCTTCTGATGAGCGTGAATCCGCCATGAAGGATTACGCCAAACTCGTCGAACTGACCCCGGAAACCGGACGTGGCTATCTGATCCGCGGAGCCCTGTATCTGGAAGAAAACAAATTGGATCGCTGTATTCAGGAGTGTTCGCGTTCCATCAAGATTCAGCCGAATCCGGAAGCGTATTCCGTACGCGGAGATGCGTTCATGCAACGCGGCGATATCGAACACGCCCTGCGTGATTTTGAACGTGCCAGACGCATTGATGAAGTTGTTGCCAAAGCGTACCTGATGCGATCCGAATCGTACAAGAAACAGGGGAAGCATAAACTGGCAGCAGAAGACTTTGAACGCGCAGTCGCCATCGATCCTGCATTGGGTCCCGGAAAACTGGATAAAGAGAAAACGGCAGCAAAACCCGTGATCCGCCCCATCAACTAA
- a CDS encoding outer membrane protein assembly factor BamB family protein, with product MSGGFLDDNAFSDQRPRRADSYQITDLLFLGFNSRVLAMDRDTGALIWSWKAPKGRSSYVAVLVDDGQLFVSIDGYTYCLDPFSGDQLWFNGLKGFGYGLPTLATAEQHTNSAGAAEMRAREQRRRNSSAQ from the coding sequence ATGAGTGGCGGTTTTCTGGATGATAATGCATTCTCTGATCAGCGACCACGTCGAGCCGACTCTTATCAGATAACAGACCTGCTGTTCCTCGGTTTTAATTCGCGTGTGCTTGCCATGGATCGGGATACCGGGGCACTGATCTGGAGCTGGAAAGCTCCCAAGGGACGTTCCAGCTACGTCGCAGTGCTGGTAGATGATGGGCAGCTGTTTGTTTCCATTGATGGTTATACCTATTGTCTGGATCCCTTCAGTGGAGATCAGCTCTGGTTCAATGGACTCAAAGGTTTTGGCTATGGACTACCTACACTGGCGACCGCGGAGCAGCATACGAACTCCGCAGGGGCGGCTGAAATGCGGGCGCGGGAGCAGCGACGCCGAAATAGTAGCGCGCAATAA
- a CDS encoding GNAT family N-acetyltransferase: protein MGYSITQTQPSDDQEELISLINRNFDKNDSQWFNWSHRQNPFGENYCWLAREEAAGKLIGSTGLLSRRMNYDGEPFNVGQAEAINIDPEHRSAQAAIKLQRALVSHLPETDFKFVYGMTETAAAVFQRCRYKKIGTFQHWVKPLRSEYKFKEKFSNPILRRGAAACVDLGLRLYSLESRTFLSHRLKTNFDAPFDERFHQLFKEYSHNLVMVERTREFLEWRFCQEPTSRFQIMTLENRDQKLLGYLVYVLGETGRNGDHAAGIQDFFYRDQAALKQMLAAFSQHCRQIGMDTIVMNYFGRKEIGDLLSRFGFFERKSPIQVFVHQNPQFSDFQLDTVLDADHWHLTNAELLS from the coding sequence ATGGGCTACTCAATCACTCAGACTCAACCGAGTGACGATCAGGAAGAACTGATTTCCCTGATTAATCGGAATTTTGATAAAAATGATTCCCAGTGGTTTAACTGGTCTCATCGTCAGAATCCATTTGGGGAAAACTACTGCTGGCTGGCCCGGGAAGAAGCCGCAGGGAAGCTGATCGGTTCAACTGGCCTTCTAAGCCGCCGCATGAATTATGATGGTGAACCTTTCAACGTCGGCCAGGCTGAAGCAATCAACATCGATCCGGAACATCGATCCGCCCAGGCAGCGATCAAGTTACAGCGTGCGCTGGTATCCCATCTGCCCGAAACTGACTTCAAATTTGTTTACGGAATGACAGAAACAGCAGCTGCGGTTTTTCAACGCTGCCGTTACAAAAAAATCGGGACGTTCCAGCACTGGGTTAAACCTCTGCGAAGTGAGTATAAATTCAAAGAAAAATTCTCGAATCCCATCCTCAGAAGAGGCGCAGCTGCATGTGTCGACCTGGGTCTGCGTCTCTACTCACTGGAATCGAGAACGTTCCTCTCTCATCGCCTCAAAACCAATTTTGACGCCCCCTTTGATGAACGATTTCATCAGCTCTTTAAAGAGTATTCCCACAATCTCGTCATGGTGGAACGCACGCGTGAATTTCTGGAATGGCGATTCTGTCAGGAGCCTACGTCCCGCTTCCAGATCATGACCCTGGAAAATCGGGACCAGAAACTGCTGGGCTACCTGGTTTATGTACTGGGAGAAACTGGTCGGAACGGAGATCATGCAGCAGGCATTCAGGACTTCTTCTATCGTGACCAGGCCGCTCTGAAACAGATGCTGGCTGCATTCTCTCAACACTGTCGCCAGATCGGCATGGATACGATCGTCATGAATTATTTCGGGCGGAAAGAGATTGGGGATCTGTTATCGCGTTTCGGCTTCTTTGAACGAAAGTCGCCGATCCAGGTTTTTGTGCATCAGAATCCCCAGTTCTCAGACTTCCAGCTGGATACCGTTCTGGATGCCGATCACTGGCACCTGACTAACGCGGAACTGCTGTCTTAA
- a CDS encoding (deoxy)nucleoside triphosphate pyrophosphohydrolase, with the protein MNERKTNRIGIAVVEHQRQFLIGVRDASSTLAGYHEFPGGKCEPGEASDICAARECREETGLDVQPLKELLYIEHAYEHADVLLHFWLCAPIQPAPDRDAQNLQGFCWIPASELSGLKFPEANAPLIDLLIDTYVGS; encoded by the coding sequence ATGAATGAACGCAAAACCAACCGTATCGGAATTGCCGTTGTAGAACACCAGCGGCAGTTCCTGATCGGTGTTCGCGATGCTTCCTCAACTCTGGCAGGCTATCATGAATTCCCGGGAGGAAAATGTGAGCCCGGGGAAGCTTCGGATATTTGTGCTGCCAGAGAATGCAGGGAAGAGACCGGCCTGGACGTCCAACCTCTCAAAGAGCTGCTCTACATCGAGCATGCTTACGAACATGCCGATGTGTTACTGCATTTCTGGCTGTGCGCGCCGATACAACCTGCCCCTGATCGGGATGCACAGAACCTGCAGGGGTTTTGCTGGATTCCTGCCAGTGAGCTTTCTGGTTTGAAATTCCCCGAGGCCAACGCCCCGCTCATCGACCTGCTGATCGACACTTATGTCGGCAGTTGA
- a CDS encoding PIN/TRAM domain-containing protein — protein MLLISIRVLYAFVCAGAIATYVSSNPPSPVDQYPLIAFVLLMMLTQGVTCLDLLIRHKRIEVMSAVYFGLLVGVLLSYLLIQALSPVIQDNPWEEGVAMISTLTLPYLCISFLLQTKDDFRFIVPYVEFSRELKGGRPLVLDSSALIDGRIADVVETKILDSEMVVPDFILKEVQDIADSSDKVRRVRGRRGLDILSALQNNPNVDISMYEAKETEKEKGLTVDQRLVVAAKKLGGKVVTNDFNLNKVASVQGVDVINLNDVANSLKPRYLPGEHIQLKIIKEGESQGQGVGYLDDGTMVVCEQANHLVGRDVDAVVTSVLQSSAGRMIFGRVTESR, from the coding sequence ATGTTGTTAATCAGTATCCGTGTGCTCTACGCCTTTGTCTGTGCGGGAGCCATCGCGACGTATGTCAGCTCAAACCCGCCAAGCCCCGTTGATCAGTATCCATTGATCGCGTTTGTACTGCTGATGATGTTAACCCAGGGCGTAACCTGCCTGGATCTGCTCATTCGCCACAAACGTATCGAAGTGATGTCTGCTGTCTATTTCGGTCTGCTGGTCGGTGTTTTATTGAGCTACCTGTTAATCCAGGCCCTGAGCCCGGTGATTCAAGATAACCCCTGGGAAGAAGGGGTCGCCATGATTTCGACTCTGACACTTCCCTATCTGTGTATCTCGTTTCTGTTACAGACCAAGGACGATTTCCGTTTTATCGTGCCTTATGTCGAATTCTCCCGGGAACTCAAGGGAGGACGCCCCCTCGTGCTGGACAGCAGCGCCCTGATTGACGGGCGGATTGCCGATGTCGTGGAGACGAAAATCCTGGATTCGGAGATGGTCGTGCCCGACTTCATTCTGAAGGAGGTTCAGGATATCGCCGACAGCAGCGATAAGGTCAGACGCGTCCGTGGCCGCCGCGGCCTGGATATCCTGTCTGCTTTACAGAATAACCCCAACGTCGATATTTCGATGTATGAAGCCAAGGAAACGGAGAAGGAAAAAGGCCTGACCGTCGATCAGCGGCTGGTTGTGGCAGCGAAAAAACTGGGGGGCAAAGTTGTGACCAACGACTTCAACCTCAACAAGGTCGCCAGCGTGCAGGGCGTCGACGTCATCAACCTGAATGATGTCGCCAACTCCCTGAAGCCACGTTACCTGCCCGGCGAACATATCCAGCTGAAGATCATCAAAGAAGGGGAATCTCAGGGACAGGGTGTCGGTTATCTGGACGATGGAACCATGGTCGTCTGCGAGCAGGCCAACCATCTGGTGGGCCGTGATGTGGATGCTGTCGTAACCAGTGTGCTGCAGAGTAGTGCCGGCCGCATGATCTTCGGTCGTGTCACCGAGAGCCGATAA
- a CDS encoding ExbD/TolR family protein produces MKLRSSGREAEKIEPQMAPMIDVVFQLLIFFMLTLNIVEPEGDFNVNMPITDSSTPAEDPKLFPDIKVRMIANEDGSLNTIRLGQVNLGNGPNVFAGLNHEILKIIGKPGNPITKDMEVEIEADYNLHYEYTLKAVSACTGRLDSSGKHIIRYIEKIKFAPPVGGPTAGG; encoded by the coding sequence ATGAAGTTACGCAGCTCCGGCCGGGAAGCAGAAAAGATCGAGCCCCAGATGGCACCGATGATCGATGTGGTGTTCCAGCTGTTGATCTTCTTCATGTTGACGCTGAATATTGTGGAACCCGAAGGGGATTTCAACGTCAATATGCCGATCACGGACAGTTCAACTCCCGCTGAAGACCCGAAGCTTTTCCCGGATATCAAAGTTCGGATGATCGCCAATGAGGATGGATCACTGAATACGATTCGCCTGGGTCAGGTCAATCTGGGGAACGGGCCGAACGTTTTTGCCGGGCTCAACCATGAAATTCTGAAGATCATCGGCAAGCCGGGCAACCCGATCACGAAGGATATGGAAGTCGAAATTGAAGCCGACTACAACCTGCATTACGAATACACCCTGAAAGCGGTCAGTGCCTGCACAGGCCGGCTCGATTCTTCAGGAAAGCACATTATTCGCTATATTGAAAAAATCAAATTTGCGCCTCCCGTGGGTGGTCCTACCGCCGGCGGTTAA
- a CDS encoding ExbD/TolR family protein produces MKIKSKKPAVADVDMTPMIDIVFQLIAFFMVITNFEQIQADERVKLPSDSLAKPPEVKAADELVLNIGFMRNKEGEITDPQAYIFYTGEDIPVLKFGPKFEQEARIYKQKNQDPKDVPVILRADALVKTGLIQDLIKLAQENGFTKFAFKATQKIQ; encoded by the coding sequence ATGAAAATCAAATCCAAAAAGCCGGCTGTCGCTGATGTCGATATGACACCGATGATTGACATCGTCTTTCAGCTGATTGCATTCTTCATGGTGATTACCAACTTCGAGCAGATCCAGGCTGACGAGCGGGTCAAACTCCCGTCTGATTCCCTGGCCAAGCCTCCTGAAGTCAAAGCGGCTGATGAACTGGTTCTAAATATCGGATTCATGCGTAATAAAGAGGGCGAAATTACTGACCCGCAGGCTTATATCTTCTACACAGGCGAAGATATTCCCGTGTTGAAATTTGGCCCCAAGTTCGAACAGGAAGCCCGTATTTACAAACAGAAGAACCAGGACCCCAAGGATGTGCCCGTCATTCTGCGGGCCGACGCGCTGGTGAAAACCGGATTGATCCAGGACCTGATCAAGCTGGCCCAGGAAAACGGCTTTACCAAGTTTGCCTTTAAGGCGACACAGAAGATTCAATAA